One Virgibacillus proomii DNA window includes the following coding sequences:
- a CDS encoding M23 family metallopeptidase, producing the protein MNEENKGTSKNKWSRIFRKKWFFPAVYLTIAAVLLSVVVWYQNNDSQVPDAQDEGNEYTPAQHGERAEPVMEQQETIKMPIADEEEAEIVTKFYDYNADQKEQEQALVLYNNKYYESDGVNIASASGKSFDVVAALSGEITEVKEDPLLGNVVVLEHDDEVTTYYASLEEVNVKAGTEVKQGDKLGVAGKNVFGKDSGTHVYFELRKDGKEVNPEEYFNQPVSSLNSVTDEVSEKTKSQEKEADPSQEDEAAEESSTEDQSLDKGQEDKSDSDEIEGQLNEQSDSSTKSSKDE; encoded by the coding sequence ATGAATGAAGAAAACAAAGGGACTTCAAAAAATAAGTGGAGTCGAATTTTTCGTAAAAAGTGGTTTTTCCCTGCTGTCTATTTAACTATTGCTGCCGTATTGTTATCAGTAGTTGTTTGGTATCAAAATAATGATAGTCAGGTTCCAGATGCTCAAGATGAAGGAAATGAATATACACCAGCACAACATGGTGAACGAGCGGAGCCTGTAATGGAACAGCAAGAAACAATTAAAATGCCAATAGCAGACGAAGAAGAAGCAGAAATTGTAACTAAATTTTATGATTACAACGCTGATCAAAAAGAGCAGGAGCAAGCATTGGTCTTGTACAACAATAAGTACTACGAAAGTGATGGTGTAAATATTGCTTCAGCAAGCGGTAAGTCATTCGATGTTGTAGCTGCTCTAAGCGGTGAGATTACCGAAGTTAAGGAAGATCCATTGCTTGGAAATGTTGTTGTACTAGAACATGATGATGAAGTGACAACATACTATGCTAGTTTAGAAGAGGTTAATGTCAAAGCAGGAACAGAAGTGAAGCAAGGCGATAAATTAGGAGTAGCAGGAAAAAATGTTTTTGGAAAAGACAGTGGCACACATGTTTATTTTGAATTGCGCAAGGATGGAAAAGAGGTTAATCCTGAAGAATACTTTAACCAGCCTGTAAGCAGTCTGAATAGTGTGACAGACGAAGTATCTGAGAAAACTAAATCACAAGAAAAAGAAGCAGATCCGTCTCAAGAGGATGAAGCTGCAGAAGAGTCATCTACCGAAGATCAATCACTTGATAAAGGTCAAGAAGACAAGTCTGACTCTGATGAAATAGAAGGTCAATTAAATGAGCAATCTGATAGCTCGACAAAATCTTCTAAAGATGAATAA
- a CDS encoding flagellar hook-basal body protein has protein sequence MLRGFYTAASGMIAQQRQQEAFANNISNANTPGYKADQTALRAFPEMLMNRMGGEKLPTQHSLSVRKQQPIGALNTGVYVQETIPTFTQGDVRQTGISTDIALIDGQLPDDTGRLFFTVQNTAGDVRYTRNGNFTVDGDGYLVTNQGYYVLDQAGEPIQTNGLEFTVTSDGLLQTADAAIPLGIAYAADANELVKEGDNLYAGDAVAVPAGATFSIKQGFLERSNVDAMQSMTQMLESYRMFETNQRVLKAYDESMGKAVSEIARLV, from the coding sequence TTGCTAAGAGGTTTTTATACAGCTGCCAGCGGAATGATCGCTCAGCAGCGTCAGCAGGAGGCTTTTGCAAATAATATATCCAATGCAAACACCCCGGGTTATAAAGCAGACCAGACAGCTTTACGAGCTTTTCCAGAAATGTTAATGAATAGAATGGGGGGAGAAAAACTCCCTACTCAACATTCGCTTAGCGTAAGAAAACAACAGCCAATAGGGGCCTTGAATACAGGCGTGTATGTACAAGAAACGATTCCAACATTTACGCAAGGGGACGTGCGTCAGACAGGAATTTCTACTGACATTGCGCTTATTGATGGGCAGTTACCTGACGATACAGGAAGGCTTTTTTTCACTGTGCAAAACACTGCGGGAGATGTTCGCTATACTAGAAATGGAAATTTCACGGTAGATGGTGATGGATACTTAGTTACAAATCAAGGTTATTATGTTTTGGATCAAGCAGGTGAACCAATTCAAACGAATGGATTAGAATTTACTGTAACCTCTGATGGCTTATTACAAACAGCTGATGCTGCTATTCCGTTAGGCATTGCCTATGCTGCTGATGCTAATGAGTTAGTAAAAGAAGGAGATAATTTATACGCTGGGGATGCTGTAGCTGTACCAGCCGGAGCAACTTTTTCTATTAAACAAGGCTTTTTGGAACGCTCAAATGTGGATGCGATGCAATCAATGACCCAAATGTTGGAATCTTACCGTATGTTTGAAACAAATCAGCGAGTTTTAAAGGCTTATGATGAAAGTATGGGTAAGGCAGTCAGTGAAATTGCTCGTTTAGTGTAA
- a CDS encoding competence protein ComK: MKQRITSVYIVSVKTKAIFWSEYTYYRSLILEDDVQRRSLHRPEQIIDYSCLLYGSTLEGRRMAVKDVLHSSSKLPIPVIPEQGVYMMPTASIKNKSNAWIAYHHIYRYEKKNSGTYVTFYDGSGCYVEISLNAFDLQYKRTSQLIVHLNRPVLFGQSRFPTMKLFHQHL; encoded by the coding sequence TTGAAGCAACGTATTACATCAGTGTATATTGTATCAGTAAAAACAAAAGCTATATTTTGGAGTGAATATACTTATTATCGTTCACTCATTTTAGAAGATGATGTACAAAGGAGATCATTGCATCGACCAGAACAAATTATTGATTATAGTTGTCTGTTATATGGATCTACCTTAGAAGGCAGGAGGATGGCTGTAAAAGACGTTTTACATTCATCCAGCAAGCTCCCAATTCCAGTAATACCAGAACAAGGTGTTTATATGATGCCGACAGCTTCTATTAAAAATAAAAGCAATGCTTGGATCGCTTATCACCACATATATCGATATGAAAAAAAGAATTCCGGCACATACGTTACGTTTTATGATGGGAGCGGCTGTTATGTAGAAATATCTTTAAATGCATTTGATCTACAATATAAACGAACAAGTCAATTAATCGTACATCTAAATCGCCCTGTTTTATTTGGACAATCCAGATTTCCTACAATGAAATTATTTCACCAGCATTTATAA
- the fabZ gene encoding 3-hydroxyacyl-ACP dehydratase FabZ codes for MNIEQIKEIIPHRYPFLLVDRVTELEEGKRVTGLKNVSANEPFFQGHFPEYAVMPGVLILEALAQLGAIAMLGLEENKGKIGFLAGVDNCRFKQQVRPGDQLQMEVEILRLKGPIGKGKAVAKVEGKTACEAEILFAIK; via the coding sequence ATGAATATTGAACAAATAAAAGAGATAATTCCTCATCGTTATCCGTTTCTATTAGTCGATCGTGTAACAGAATTAGAAGAAGGAAAACGAGTTACTGGTTTGAAAAACGTTTCTGCAAACGAACCATTTTTTCAAGGCCATTTTCCGGAATATGCTGTTATGCCGGGTGTTTTGATTTTGGAGGCGTTAGCACAGCTGGGTGCAATTGCCATGCTTGGCTTAGAGGAAAATAAAGGGAAAATTGGATTTCTAGCAGGTGTTGATAATTGTCGTTTTAAACAACAAGTTCGTCCTGGTGATCAATTGCAAATGGAAGTGGAGATACTTCGATTAAAAGGTCCAATCGGTAAAGGAAAAGCAGTTGCTAAAGTGGAGGGAAAAACTGCTTGTGAAGCAGAAATTTTATTTGCTATAAAATAA
- a CDS encoding YjfB family protein has product MDIAALSIGLANQQIQTNAGIAVMKNALGVMETQGAQLQKMIVDSSVSKITHPTLGRQIDIMG; this is encoded by the coding sequence ATGGATATAGCTGCATTATCAATTGGTTTAGCTAATCAGCAAATACAAACTAATGCAGGTATAGCGGTGATGAAAAATGCATTAGGAGTTATGGAAACTCAAGGCGCACAGCTTCAAAAAATGATTGTAGATTCCTCTGTTTCTAAAATAACTCATCCTACGCTTGGCAGACAGATCGATATAATGGGTTAA
- a CDS encoding rod shape-determining protein — MFSRDIGIDLGTANVLIHLKGKGIVLNEPAVVAMDRNTGRVLEVGEAARKMVGRTPGNIEAIRPLKDGVIADFDVTEAMLKHFINKINVKGFLSKPRILICCPTNITKVEQKAIKEAAEKSGGKKVYLEEEPKVAAIGAGMEIFQPSGNMVVDIGGGTTDVAVLSMGDIVTSESIKMAGDKFDAEVLQYIKKKYKLLIGERTAEDIKINVATVFQGSRDEQMEIRGRDMVSGLPRTISVNSQEIGEALRESVYLIVQAAKSVLERTPPELSADIIDRGVILTGGGALIHGMDELLAEELKVPVFIAEEPMNCVAKGTGMMLENIDKVDRKKII, encoded by the coding sequence ATGTTTTCAAGGGATATCGGTATTGATCTTGGGACAGCAAATGTATTGATTCATCTTAAAGGAAAAGGAATAGTTTTAAATGAACCAGCTGTTGTTGCCATGGATCGTAATACAGGAAGAGTACTGGAAGTCGGTGAGGCTGCTAGAAAAATGGTTGGTCGTACACCAGGGAATATTGAAGCTATTCGCCCGTTAAAGGATGGGGTAATTGCTGATTTTGATGTTACAGAAGCGATGCTAAAACATTTTATTAATAAAATAAATGTAAAAGGTTTTTTATCCAAACCAAGGATTTTAATTTGTTGCCCGACAAATATTACCAAAGTTGAACAAAAAGCGATTAAAGAGGCTGCTGAAAAATCAGGTGGAAAAAAGGTTTATTTAGAGGAGGAACCAAAAGTAGCAGCAATTGGTGCAGGTATGGAGATTTTTCAACCTAGTGGCAATATGGTTGTCGACATTGGTGGTGGTACAACAGATGTAGCTGTACTATCCATGGGTGACATTGTAACGTCAGAATCCATTAAAATGGCTGGGGATAAATTTGATGCGGAAGTTCTTCAATACATAAAGAAAAAATACAAACTTTTAATCGGAGAAAGAACAGCAGAAGACATAAAAATTAATGTAGCTACTGTTTTTCAGGGTAGCCGTGATGAGCAAATGGAAATTCGTGGTCGGGATATGGTATCAGGATTACCACGAACTATCTCCGTAAATTCTCAAGAAATAGGGGAAGCTTTACGGGAATCTGTTTATCTGATCGTTCAAGCAGCAAAATCCGTATTGGAGCGTACACCGCCAGAATTATCAGCAGATATTATTGATCGTGGGGTAATTTTAACAGGTGGCGGGGCATTAATTCATGGCATGGATGAATTACTTGCTGAGGAGTTAAAAGTTCCCGTGTTTATTGCAGAAGAACCTATGAACTGTGTAGCAAAAGGAACAGGCATGATGTTAGAAAATATTGACAAAGTTGATCGGAAAAAGATCATTTAA
- the spoIID gene encoding stage II sporulation protein D has product MKRGNYSTKSGSKAWKKRNATLLKKIKSKQQSSFQQQSISKKPSGNKQLFLKTKKPYYLQKSPKRPSVWKVPTSLLLASLIIAILVIPTMIVVPYTKADKQEEKTISHAGDKEKVASEAELGASPFSVSVMRTASDKVEGIPLEEYVVGVVASEMPADFEKEALKAQSLAARTYIVNQKLHGETEKKESDVTDTVQHQVYKDEYQLQKIWGSDFDWKMKKVKEAVAETKGEILTYKKAPITPAFFSTSNGYTENSEDYWENKLPYLRSVESPWDKSSPKFLDQKTFSLEQLETALKMDLPDQFPLPIEITHTDSKRVEKVNIAGNSFSGRDIREQLKLQSSDFTIKQKNNHFIFTTKGFGHGVGMSQYGANGMAKEGKNYKDIVGYYYKNVEISKVNDIAQTLVAK; this is encoded by the coding sequence ATGAAACGAGGTAACTATTCAACAAAGAGTGGTTCAAAAGCATGGAAGAAGCGAAACGCCACGTTGTTAAAAAAGATTAAATCAAAGCAACAATCATCCTTTCAACAACAGAGTATTTCAAAAAAACCATCAGGTAACAAACAACTGTTTTTAAAAACGAAAAAACCTTATTACTTACAAAAGTCACCAAAGCGCCCATCTGTTTGGAAAGTTCCGACCTCACTTCTATTAGCTAGTTTAATTATTGCCATCCTTGTTATACCAACTATGATCGTTGTTCCATACACAAAAGCTGATAAACAGGAGGAAAAAACAATATCCCATGCGGGCGATAAGGAAAAAGTGGCGAGTGAAGCAGAACTAGGTGCTTCGCCATTCTCTGTGTCTGTTATGCGGACAGCATCTGATAAGGTCGAAGGTATACCATTAGAGGAATATGTTGTAGGAGTGGTAGCATCTGAAATGCCAGCAGATTTTGAAAAGGAAGCATTAAAAGCACAATCCCTTGCTGCAAGAACGTATATTGTAAACCAAAAGCTTCATGGAGAAACGGAAAAAAAAGAATCTGATGTTACAGATACTGTTCAACATCAAGTATATAAAGATGAGTATCAGCTACAGAAAATATGGGGCAGTGATTTTGACTGGAAGATGAAGAAGGTGAAGGAAGCTGTTGCAGAAACAAAAGGAGAAATTTTAACATATAAAAAAGCGCCAATAACTCCAGCATTTTTTTCTACTAGCAATGGATATACGGAAAATTCAGAGGATTACTGGGAAAATAAGCTACCTTATTTAAGGAGTGTAGAAAGTCCGTGGGATAAGTCATCTCCTAAATTTTTGGATCAAAAAACCTTTTCCCTTGAGCAATTAGAGACAGCGTTAAAAATGGATTTGCCAGATCAGTTTCCATTGCCAATTGAGATAACACATACGGACAGCAAACGAGTAGAGAAGGTTAATATCGCTGGAAACAGCTTTTCAGGTAGGGACATACGAGAACAGCTCAAATTACAATCTAGTGATTTCACCATTAAACAAAAAAACAATCATTTTATATTTACCACTAAAGGGTTCGGTCATGGGGTTGGAATGAGTCAATACGGAGCAAATGGAATGGCAAAGGAAGGGAAAAACTATAAAGATATTGTTGGCTACTATTATAAAAATGTAGAAATTAGTAAGGTTAATGATATTGCTCAAACTCTCGTCGCAAAATAG
- a CDS encoding S66 peptidase family protein yields MIYPPRLHQGDTVGILAPAGPPDSSRLQQGILFLEKMGLEVRLGEHVNKVDGYLAGNDRERLEDFQSMIVDPSIKAIIFARGGYGTARIALQLPYSWMKKQPKIIWGYSDITYLHTAIRQRTGLVTFHGPMLSSDIGRDDFDSISAVMFKQLFQPMTYTYTEQIAPLYVIANGEATGMLVGGNLSILVSTLGTPFEIDTTNRIVLLEDIGEEPYKVDRMLNQLKLSGKLASAAGIVLGDFAGACPKIVPSLTLERVFNDYLSDLDIPVLAGFKIGHCMPNIAIPLGTEAKLSTKQKTLKIQPGVC; encoded by the coding sequence ATGATTTATCCTCCTAGACTTCACCAAGGAGATACTGTTGGTATTCTTGCACCTGCAGGTCCACCAGATAGTAGCAGGTTGCAGCAAGGAATATTGTTTTTGGAAAAAATGGGACTAGAGGTGCGGTTAGGGGAACATGTGAATAAAGTGGATGGCTATCTCGCAGGGAACGACAGAGAACGACTGGAGGATTTCCAAAGCATGATCGTGGATCCGTCAATTAAAGCAATTATCTTTGCTAGAGGAGGATATGGAACGGCACGGATAGCATTACAGCTTCCTTATAGCTGGATGAAAAAGCAACCAAAAATCATTTGGGGATATAGTGATATAACATATTTACATACAGCCATTCGTCAACGAACAGGACTTGTCACATTTCATGGTCCCATGCTTTCCTCTGATATTGGAAGAGATGATTTTGATTCTATATCTGCAGTGATGTTTAAACAGTTATTTCAACCAATGACGTATACCTATACAGAACAAATCGCTCCTTTATATGTTATTGCTAACGGAGAAGCGACAGGAATGCTCGTAGGGGGAAATTTATCTATCTTGGTCAGTACACTAGGTACTCCGTTTGAAATCGATACAACAAATCGAATTGTTTTACTCGAAGACATTGGGGAAGAACCTTATAAGGTGGATAGAATGTTGAATCAATTAAAGCTCTCCGGAAAGCTTGCTAGTGCAGCCGGAATTGTATTAGGCGATTTTGCCGGTGCTTGCCCAAAGATCGTTCCGTCTTTAACATTGGAACGTGTTTTTAATGATTATTTGTCTGATTTAGATATACCTGTATTAGCAGGCTTTAAAATAGGCCATTGTATGCCAAATATAGCTATTCCTTTAGGGACAGAAGCAAAATTATCGACGAAACAAAAAACATTGAAAATTCAGCCGGGTGTATGCTAG
- a CDS encoding C40 family peptidase, with the protein MSRQKPAQSNYDLWVSSVPVATVWTNPESPRSIDFPGITNPTNMDTWISQLDDKAKLALCEENRIQTQLLYGEQVVITEKVGDWVHIVIPSQPSAKDERGYPGWIPLCQLKTVKREEWQQQILVIIRSDKAWLRLVDEPKIKLSYSTILPVKEYDESEVMVCTPHGIGYLNVHDVELFSREKGLSRGNGTAILDSVKDFVGLAYFWGGMSSFGYDCSGLSYTAHKANGYQIARDAVDQSKGGKEITFSQVQPGDLLFFAYEEGKGRLHHVGVYYGEGKMLHSPQTGKGIEVIQIKSTIYEKELCAIRRYWCDEGSESI; encoded by the coding sequence ATGAGTAGACAAAAGCCGGCGCAAAGTAATTATGATCTTTGGGTTTCAAGTGTTCCAGTGGCTACGGTATGGACAAATCCCGAATCACCGAGAAGTATAGATTTTCCGGGTATTACAAATCCAACCAATATGGATACGTGGATTAGTCAATTAGATGACAAAGCTAAACTGGCTTTATGTGAAGAAAATCGAATTCAGACACAATTACTATATGGTGAACAGGTTGTAATTACAGAGAAAGTAGGGGATTGGGTACATATTGTTATCCCTTCACAGCCTTCTGCTAAAGATGAAAGAGGGTATCCGGGATGGATACCATTATGTCAGCTAAAAACAGTAAAACGGGAAGAGTGGCAACAGCAAATATTAGTAATTATTCGAAGTGATAAAGCATGGCTGAGATTAGTAGATGAGCCAAAAATAAAACTAAGCTATTCAACTATTCTTCCAGTAAAAGAATATGATGAAAGTGAAGTTATGGTATGCACTCCTCATGGAATTGGGTATTTAAACGTACATGATGTGGAACTTTTTTCTCGGGAAAAGGGACTTTCACGTGGTAATGGAACTGCAATCTTAGATTCGGTGAAAGACTTTGTTGGATTAGCTTATTTTTGGGGAGGGATGAGTTCTTTTGGTTATGACTGCTCAGGACTATCATATACAGCTCATAAAGCAAATGGATATCAGATTGCTAGAGATGCTGTAGACCAGTCGAAAGGCGGTAAGGAAATCACCTTTTCGCAAGTACAACCAGGAGATTTACTGTTTTTTGCGTATGAAGAAGGAAAGGGGCGCTTGCATCATGTCGGGGTATACTATGGTGAAGGGAAGATGCTTCACTCGCCGCAAACTGGCAAGGGAATCGAAGTCATCCAGATAAAGAGTACCATCTATGAAAAAGAGCTATGTGCTATTCGACGCTATTGGTGTGATGAAGGGAGTGAATCTATATGA
- a CDS encoding flagellar hook-basal body protein, producing MSRTMIQAAVTMNQLQNKLDVIGNNLANSQTTGYKNRQANFSSLLFQQMNNLTDPRNAEGRLTPDGIRIGSGAKLGSINSNMQLGALRNTDRALDTALLDANHLYQVQVIENGVTETRYTRDGAFYLSPVNNNQQVMLTNSDGNPVLGINGPIVIDEGFDDITLLPNGEIRVTRGATTEIAGRIAVVEAVRPHLLEATGENLFRLPNLVELGFNIAEIIQPVGENEQILKSGTLEASNVDMSQEMSELIMTQRAYQFNARTISMSDQMLGLINQLR from the coding sequence ATGTCAAGAACAATGATCCAAGCTGCAGTTACAATGAACCAATTACAAAACAAGCTCGACGTGATCGGAAACAATCTGGCAAATAGTCAAACAACAGGTTATAAAAACAGGCAAGCTAATTTTTCCTCGTTACTGTTTCAACAAATGAACAATTTAACAGATCCTAGAAACGCAGAAGGCAGATTAACTCCGGACGGTATTCGTATCGGATCGGGAGCCAAGCTTGGGTCAATTAATTCCAATATGCAATTAGGCGCATTGCGAAACACAGACCGAGCGTTAGATACGGCATTGCTAGATGCAAATCATTTATATCAAGTTCAAGTAATTGAAAATGGAGTAACCGAGACGCGTTATACACGAGATGGTGCATTTTATTTAAGCCCAGTTAATAACAATCAACAAGTAATGCTAACAAACAGTGATGGCAATCCGGTTCTTGGTATAAACGGCCCGATAGTTATTGATGAAGGGTTTGATGATATTACACTACTACCTAATGGGGAAATTAGAGTGACACGTGGAGCCACAACTGAAATAGCCGGGAGAATTGCTGTAGTTGAAGCAGTTCGTCCTCATTTGCTAGAAGCAACTGGAGAAAATTTATTCCGTTTACCTAATCTAGTAGAGCTCGGCTTTAATATAGCTGAAATTATTCAACCGGTGGGAGAGAACGAACAAATTTTAAAAAGTGGCACATTGGAGGCATCGAATGTCGATATGTCTCAAGAAATGTCAGAGTTAATTATGACACAGCGTGCCTACCAATTTAATGCAAGAACGATATCTATGAGTGATCAAATGCTTGGTCTCATTAATCAATTACGCTAA
- a CDS encoding DNA-directed RNA polymerase subunit beta has product MFLNQNLVKGKGSTKALEEDGSKLIYRSQQKTDSSTAKLRQRSEKHQMQRAGTTKKRPRLRIFPIWLRIIVVSLLCIIALVIGLMVGYGVIGDGTPIDALKKETWQHIIDIVTKTN; this is encoded by the coding sequence ATGTTCCTAAACCAGAATCTCGTCAAGGGGAAAGGCTCTACCAAAGCTTTAGAGGAAGATGGTAGTAAATTAATCTATCGTTCCCAACAAAAGACTGATTCAAGCACTGCTAAATTACGACAAAGAAGTGAAAAACACCAAATGCAGCGAGCAGGGACTACGAAAAAACGTCCGAGACTACGCATTTTTCCTATTTGGTTAAGGATTATTGTCGTTTCACTTCTATGTATAATTGCCTTAGTGATTGGACTAATGGTCGGCTATGGAGTCATTGGTGATGGCACGCCTATCGACGCTTTAAAAAAAGAGACATGGCAACATATTATAGACATTGTTACGAAAACAAATTAA
- a CDS encoding ABC transporter ATP-binding protein: protein MTEEILQVNKLTKYFNVGKNQTLQAVNDVSFRIYKGETFGLVGESGCGKSTVGRTILGLYDKTAGEVIYDGRDIQTLKEKDKIQLYRRIQMIFQDPYASLSPRSTVKDIISEPMEVHALYKTNQELQERVYQLLEEVGLNRDHANRYPHEFSGGQRQRIGIARALALNPEFIIADEPISALDVSVQAQVVNLLKELQMEKGLTFLFIAHDLSMIKQISDRIGVMYLGNLVELTNSEALYVNPLHPYTQALLSAIPIPDPDIEEKRERIILKGELPSPIYPPSGCVFRTRCSAAMEICASQKPQWQEVEPGHYAACHLYQ, encoded by the coding sequence ATGACAGAAGAAATCTTACAAGTAAATAAACTAACAAAATATTTTAATGTTGGCAAAAACCAAACTTTACAGGCAGTTAATGATGTTTCATTCCGTATTTATAAAGGAGAAACATTTGGTCTTGTCGGAGAATCGGGTTGTGGGAAATCGACGGTCGGCCGAACTATCCTTGGTCTATATGATAAAACAGCCGGAGAAGTTATTTACGATGGGAGAGATATTCAAACACTGAAGGAAAAAGATAAAATTCAATTATACCGGCGCATACAGATGATTTTCCAAGATCCTTATGCATCTTTAAGTCCGCGTTCGACTGTCAAAGACATCATATCTGAACCGATGGAAGTGCATGCATTGTATAAGACGAATCAAGAACTGCAGGAACGTGTGTATCAGTTGCTCGAGGAAGTCGGACTAAATCGTGATCATGCCAATCGCTATCCACATGAATTTAGCGGAGGACAGCGACAACGAATCGGAATTGCAAGAGCATTGGCATTAAATCCTGAATTTATTATCGCAGATGAACCTATCTCTGCTTTAGATGTCTCTGTACAAGCTCAGGTTGTTAATCTATTGAAAGAGTTACAAATGGAGAAAGGGTTAACCTTTTTATTTATTGCCCATGATCTATCCATGATCAAACAAATTTCCGATCGGATAGGAGTTATGTATTTAGGTAATTTGGTTGAATTAACTAATAGTGAAGCCCTCTATGTCAATCCGCTTCATCCATATACACAGGCTTTACTCTCCGCCATTCCCATTCCCGATCCAGATATAGAGGAGAAAAGAGAACGAATAATATTGAAAGGAGAATTACCAAGCCCCATTTATCCACCAAGTGGTTGTGTATTTCGAACTAGATGCTCTGCAGCTATGGAAATTTGTGCTAGTCAAAAACCGCAATGGCAGGAAGTAGAACCGGGACATTATGCAGCTTGTCATCTTTATCAATAA
- the spoIIID gene encoding sporulation transcriptional regulator SpoIIID produces MHDYIKERTIRIGNYLVETRKTVRVIAKEFGVSKSTVHKDLTERLPEINPELASKVKSILEHHKAIRHLRGGEATRKKYKVDATKKTEAKPVG; encoded by the coding sequence GTGCACGACTACATCAAAGAGAGAACGATCAGGATAGGAAATTATCTTGTGGAGACGAGAAAAACAGTTCGTGTAATAGCAAAGGAATTTGGAGTATCTAAAAGTACGGTCCATAAAGATTTGACAGAGAGGTTGCCAGAGATTAATCCAGAGTTAGCAAGCAAAGTGAAAAGCATATTGGAACATCATAAGGCCATTAGGCATTTACGTGGAGGAGAAGCGACGAGAAAAAAATATAAAGTCGATGCTACAAAAAAAACGGAAGCAAAGCCAGTAGGATAA